The proteins below come from a single Streptomyces sp. SCSIO 75703 genomic window:
- a CDS encoding DUF2510 domain-containing protein, which produces MTQATPPGWYPDPGQKSDGPATERWWDGEAWTDRVRPAGQAAAWVPPGGAYPAYPAFPARPEPPARRRGPRTGVAVAVTVAVLAGLGTGVYVLAGPGGDRTAATQDGRGPGREDPFGGPGGGGGSPDAPDPAPPAVGGGSVTDRVNGISLPVPDGWRGESVAVGAQVMADESYDCPGDTSKTCVKGGAYSAPALVLGTPGGTPEEIAKADIEKNAEESYGSAYGGIGSHEELASGAVTVAGQKGWRVRWKAVTEKGSDGYVESLVFPSPGAPERIVVVRVGVDVDQGQGIFDDIADGIRAASGRGPGQDV; this is translated from the coding sequence ATGACGCAGGCGACTCCCCCCGGGTGGTACCCGGACCCCGGGCAGAAGAGCGACGGCCCCGCCACCGAACGCTGGTGGGACGGCGAGGCATGGACGGACCGGGTCCGCCCCGCGGGCCAGGCCGCCGCGTGGGTACCGCCGGGCGGCGCGTACCCCGCGTACCCGGCCTTCCCGGCACGGCCCGAGCCTCCGGCGCGGCGGCGCGGGCCGCGGACCGGCGTGGCGGTCGCGGTGACGGTGGCCGTCCTCGCCGGCCTCGGCACCGGCGTGTACGTGCTGGCCGGCCCCGGCGGGGACCGGACCGCCGCCACGCAGGACGGGCGGGGCCCCGGCCGCGAGGACCCGTTCGGCGGGCCGGGGGGCGGGGGCGGTTCGCCGGACGCGCCCGACCCGGCGCCGCCCGCCGTCGGCGGCGGCTCGGTGACGGACCGGGTCAACGGCATCAGCCTGCCCGTGCCGGACGGCTGGCGCGGCGAGTCGGTGGCGGTCGGCGCCCAGGTGATGGCCGACGAGTCCTACGACTGCCCCGGCGACACGTCGAAGACGTGCGTCAAGGGCGGCGCGTACTCGGCGCCCGCGCTGGTCCTCGGCACTCCGGGCGGGACGCCCGAGGAGATCGCCAAGGCGGACATCGAGAAGAACGCCGAGGAGTCCTACGGGTCCGCCTACGGCGGCATCGGCTCGCACGAGGAACTGGCGTCCGGGGCGGTGACCGTCGCGGGTCAGAAGGGCTGGCGGGTCCGCTGGAAGGCGGTCACCGAGAAGGGCTCGGACGGCTACGTGGAATCCCTCGTCTTCCCCTCGCCGGGCGCCCCGGAGCGCATCGTCGTGGTCCGCGTCGGCGTCGACGTCGACCAGGGCCAGGGCATCTTCGACGACATCGCCGACGGCATCCGCGCGGCGTCCGGCAGGGGCCCCGGCCAGGACGTCTGA
- a CDS encoding ATP-binding protein: MTAPSAPRPPVTVRMFRQRFSSTPFGARLARHLVAVQLDVWGVAHGSALSDTAAVIVGELAANAVTHGRVPGRDFEVCLVHTPDVQLRIEVSDSRGECRPPGAGGLAAPAPLGEAGRGLSLVEALADRWGVRDRPAGPGKTVWAEVGTAVG, from the coding sequence ATGACCGCACCTTCCGCACCCCGACCGCCGGTTACCGTACGTATGTTCAGGCAGCGCTTCAGCTCCACTCCGTTCGGTGCCCGGCTCGCCCGGCACCTCGTCGCCGTCCAGCTCGACGTGTGGGGCGTCGCGCACGGCAGCGCGCTCTCGGACACCGCAGCGGTGATCGTCGGCGAACTGGCCGCCAACGCGGTGACCCACGGCCGGGTGCCCGGACGGGACTTCGAGGTGTGCCTGGTCCACACCCCGGACGTCCAGTTGCGCATCGAGGTCTCCGACAGCAGGGGCGAGTGCCGGCCGCCCGGGGCCGGCGGGCTCGCGGCCCCGGCGCCGCTGGGGGAGGCGGGCCGGGGGCTGTCGCTCGTCGAGGCGCTGGCCGACCGGTGGGGGGTGCGGGACCGGCCGGCCGGTCCCGGCAAGACGGTGTGGGCCGAGGTCGGCACGGCCGTCGGGTAG
- a CDS encoding helix-turn-helix transcriptional regulator, with protein sequence MAADGTAGTGTSGEPECSDSLRTFGAVVQALREHAGLSRAELGERVRYSHHTVASVELGRRMPDPAFVERAEQALGNTGALRRAAGFLARQPGLAAWFRQWARLEAHAISLCTYECRVVPGLLQTEAYARAVSFSVPPLPAEDEMNARIAARLARQELLSTARKPPAAFSFVLEQAVLERHTGGDEVTRDLLDHLLGLLDRHWNVEVQVMPLRQPVHAGLDGPLQLLETPENQWFAYSEGQKNGRLITDRKEISVLQQRYAKLRSQALTPEDSRSLLERMRGAL encoded by the coding sequence ATGGCGGCGGACGGCACGGCGGGGACGGGGACGAGCGGCGAGCCCGAATGCTCGGACAGTCTGCGGACGTTCGGGGCGGTGGTCCAGGCGTTACGCGAACACGCGGGGCTGAGCCGGGCGGAACTGGGCGAGCGGGTGCGCTACTCCCACCACACGGTGGCCTCCGTGGAGTTGGGCCGCCGCATGCCGGACCCGGCCTTCGTGGAGCGCGCGGAACAGGCCCTCGGCAACACGGGCGCGCTCCGCCGGGCGGCGGGCTTCCTCGCCCGGCAGCCGGGACTGGCCGCGTGGTTCCGCCAGTGGGCCCGGCTGGAGGCGCATGCGATCAGCCTGTGCACGTACGAATGCCGGGTCGTGCCGGGCCTGTTGCAGACGGAGGCGTACGCGCGGGCGGTCTCGTTCAGCGTTCCGCCGCTTCCGGCGGAGGACGAGATGAACGCGCGGATCGCGGCACGGCTGGCCCGGCAGGAACTCCTGTCGACCGCCCGGAAACCACCGGCGGCGTTCAGCTTCGTCCTGGAACAGGCGGTACTGGAACGGCACACCGGCGGCGACGAGGTCACGCGGGACCTGCTGGACCACCTGCTCGGCCTGCTGGACCGCCACTGGAACGTGGAGGTCCAGGTGATGCCGCTCCGACAACCGGTCCACGCGGGGCTGGACGGGCCGTTGCAACTGCTGGAAACGCCGGAGAACCAGTGGTTCGCGTACTCGGAAGGGCAGAAGAACGGACGCCTCATCACTGACCGGAAGGAGATCAGCGTACTCCAGCAACGGTATGCGAAACTGCGTTCGCAGGCCCTCACCCCCGAGGACTCAAGGAGCCTGCTGGAGCGAATGCGAGGGGCGCTATGA
- a CDS encoding DUF397 domain-containing protein codes for MSMSELAWFKSSYSGSEGDSCVEVAVSQADADTAQAVHVRDSKHRHGPRLTLTPTAWHAFLGHAVRS; via the coding sequence ATGAGCATGTCCGAACTGGCTTGGTTCAAGAGCAGCTACAGCGGCTCCGAAGGCGACAGTTGCGTCGAGGTCGCCGTCTCTCAGGCGGACGCGGACACCGCACAGGCCGTCCACGTCCGCGACTCCAAGCACCGGCACGGCCCCCGGCTCACCCTCACCCCCACCGCCTGGCACGCCTTCCTCGGCCATGCCGTCCGTTCCTGA
- a CDS encoding TetR/AcrR family transcriptional regulator, whose product MAPQAVDRPETAGTARRTKLTPEREQEFFDAVLEQIRRCGYDAVTMAGIAASTRCSKSTLYRQWKTKPRFVAAALRSHRPVRFAGIDTGSLADDLRQAARVAGEWSAEDTLLQGLGHAVTRDQELKGALREAFVEPEIAALREILRRGVERGEVPAGHPALEFVPAQLFGVLRMRPVVEGEYADADYLVRFVEAVVLPALGLP is encoded by the coding sequence ATGGCGCCGCAGGCCGTGGACCGACCGGAGACGGCCGGCACCGCACGGCGCACCAAGCTCACGCCCGAGCGCGAGCAGGAGTTCTTCGACGCCGTACTGGAACAGATCCGCCGGTGCGGGTACGACGCCGTCACCATGGCGGGCATCGCCGCCAGCACCCGGTGCAGCAAGTCCACGCTCTACCGTCAGTGGAAGACCAAGCCCCGCTTCGTCGCGGCGGCGCTGCGCTCACACCGGCCGGTGCGGTTCGCGGGCATCGACACCGGTTCGCTCGCCGACGACCTGCGCCAGGCGGCCCGGGTCGCGGGGGAGTGGTCCGCCGAGGACACCCTCCTCCAGGGACTGGGCCACGCCGTCACGCGGGACCAGGAGCTGAAGGGCGCGCTGCGCGAGGCGTTCGTCGAACCGGAGATCGCCGCGCTGCGGGAGATCCTGCGGCGCGGGGTCGAGCGGGGCGAGGTGCCGGCCGGGCATCCGGCGCTGGAGTTCGTGCCCGCGCAGCTCTTCGGCGTACTGCGGATGCGGCCCGTCGTCGAGGGGGAGTACGCCGACGCGGACTATCTGGTCCGCTTCGTGGAGGCCGTCGTCCTGCCGGCGCTCGGCCTTCCCTGA
- a CDS encoding aromatic ring-hydroxylating dioxygenase subunit alpha: MAHITEFARNHWYVAAYAEEVGRELLGRTILGEPLVLYRSEETGSPVVLHDRCVHRRFPLSEAPTRLDGDRVVCGYHGFTYDTSGACVYVPGQKRVPRTARLASYPVVERDSLVWVWIGDPALADPESVPRARHLDSPGWVTVRGMEPIDADYGLLVDNLLDLSHETYLHGGYIGTPEVAETPITTEVDEGAGIVRVSRHMEDAECPPFYAKSTGIEGRISRRQDIEYHAPCLYLLHSRVAPVGVPPEADGSDPNGFHTEITYAITPSAPGKVYDFWAVSRDWATEDAEVTEYLRENNHTVVMQDVDALNLLQRTLRTERAGYQELSINIDTGGLAARRILTRLIEEGGRTVEAAR; this comes from the coding sequence ATGGCGCACATCACGGAATTCGCCCGCAACCACTGGTACGTCGCCGCGTACGCGGAAGAGGTGGGACGGGAACTGCTGGGGCGGACGATCCTCGGGGAGCCGCTGGTCCTCTACCGCTCCGAGGAGACCGGCTCCCCGGTCGTCCTGCACGACCGGTGCGTGCACCGCCGCTTCCCGCTCTCCGAGGCGCCCACCCGCCTCGACGGCGACCGCGTCGTCTGCGGCTACCACGGGTTCACGTACGACACGAGCGGCGCCTGTGTGTACGTGCCCGGCCAGAAACGGGTGCCGCGCACCGCGCGCCTCGCCTCCTACCCCGTCGTCGAGCGGGACTCGCTGGTGTGGGTCTGGATCGGCGACCCGGCCCTGGCCGACCCCGAGTCCGTCCCGCGCGCCCGGCACCTGGACTCCCCCGGCTGGGTCACCGTGCGCGGCATGGAGCCGATCGACGCCGACTACGGGCTGCTCGTCGACAACCTGCTCGACCTCTCCCACGAGACGTACCTGCACGGCGGCTACATCGGCACCCCCGAGGTCGCCGAGACGCCGATCACCACCGAGGTCGACGAGGGCGCCGGCATCGTCCGGGTCAGCCGGCACATGGAGGACGCGGAGTGCCCGCCCTTCTACGCCAAGAGCACCGGCATCGAGGGCCGCATCTCGCGCCGGCAGGACATCGAGTACCACGCCCCCTGCCTGTACCTGCTGCACAGCCGGGTCGCCCCGGTCGGCGTGCCGCCCGAGGCCGACGGCAGCGACCCGAACGGCTTCCACACCGAGATCACGTACGCCATCACGCCGTCCGCTCCCGGCAAGGTCTACGACTTCTGGGCGGTCTCCCGCGACTGGGCGACCGAGGACGCGGAGGTCACCGAGTACCTGCGCGAGAACAACCACACGGTCGTCATGCAGGACGTGGACGCGCTCAACCTGCTCCAGCGCACCCTGCGCACCGAGCGCGCCGGCTACCAGGAGCTGAGCATCAACATCGACACCGGCGGCCTCGCCGCGCGCCGCATCCTGACCCGCCTGATCGAGGAGGGCGGCCGGACCGTGGAGGCGGCCCGGTGA
- a CDS encoding PDR/VanB family oxidoreductase encodes MSPDETEVVVTGRETAADGVLALTLRRPLDEPLPAWEPGAHVDLLLGPDLERQYSLCGDPADRTSWRIAVLRERAGRGGSEYVHERLRPGDKVRVRGPRNHFRLEPAPRYRFVAGGIGITPLLPMVAAAEAAGAEWSLLYGGRGRASMAFTGELERWGGRVTVVPEDECGRLDLARVLDDVPEGTLVYCCGPGPLLDAVEERCPAGLLRTERFRPKEVETGADTAFEVVLARSGRTVTVAPGVSVLDAVRSAGTEVLYSCAEGTCGTCETDVVEGEIDHRDSVLSEEERAAGETMLICVSRCRGPRLVLDL; translated from the coding sequence GTGAGCCCGGACGAGACCGAGGTGGTCGTCACCGGCCGGGAGACCGCGGCCGACGGCGTGCTCGCCCTCACTCTGCGCCGGCCGCTGGACGAGCCGCTGCCCGCCTGGGAGCCGGGTGCCCACGTCGACCTGCTGCTCGGCCCGGACCTGGAGCGGCAGTACTCGCTCTGCGGCGACCCCGCCGACCGGACGAGCTGGCGGATCGCCGTGCTGCGCGAGCGGGCGGGGCGCGGCGGCTCGGAGTACGTGCACGAGCGGCTGCGCCCCGGCGACAAGGTCCGGGTCCGGGGGCCGCGCAACCACTTCCGCCTGGAGCCCGCCCCCCGCTACCGCTTCGTCGCCGGCGGCATCGGCATCACCCCGCTCCTGCCGATGGTGGCCGCCGCGGAGGCGGCCGGCGCCGAGTGGAGTCTGCTCTACGGCGGGCGCGGCCGGGCCTCCATGGCCTTCACCGGGGAGCTGGAGCGGTGGGGCGGGCGGGTCACCGTGGTGCCGGAGGACGAGTGCGGCCGGCTGGACCTCGCCCGCGTCCTGGACGACGTGCCGGAGGGCACCCTCGTCTACTGCTGCGGCCCGGGGCCGCTGCTGGACGCGGTCGAGGAGCGGTGCCCGGCCGGGCTGCTGCGCACCGAGCGGTTCCGGCCGAAGGAGGTGGAGACCGGCGCGGACACCGCGTTCGAGGTCGTCCTCGCCCGCAGCGGGCGCACCGTCACCGTCGCGCCCGGGGTGTCGGTGCTGGACGCGGTCCGGTCGGCGGGCACCGAGGTGCTGTACTCCTGTGCGGAGGGCACCTGCGGCACCTGCGAGACCGACGTGGTCGAGGGCGAGATCGACCACCGCGACTCGGTCCTGAGCGAGGAGGAGCGGGCCGCCGGGGAGACGATGCTGATCTGCGTCTCCCGTTGCCGCGGCCCGCGGCTCGTCCTGGACCTGTGA
- a CDS encoding beta-galactosidase family protein: MFRMSAEGFTLDGRPLRILSGALHYFRVLPAQWPQRLRMLRAMGLNTVETYVPWNFHEPRPGEYDFTGPADVGAFLRAAADAGLHALVRPSPYICAEWENGGLPWWLLTDRKLALRCADPRYLAHVDRWYDELIPRLARHQVTRGGNVLMMQVENEYGSYGTDTGHLRHLAEGLRARGVDVPLFTSDGPEAAMLQGGTLPGTLATVNFGSRPDEGFAALRRHRPADPPMCMEFWCGWFDHWGEEHTVRDPAEAAAVLERTLALGASVNLYMAHGGTNFGTWAGANRAGAGHDGAYQPTVTSYDYAAPIDERGAPTATFHAFREILARYGEPTEPEPLGPTLDPARLPVDASLPLADALPLLGTREVASPTPLSFEELGIGHGLVRYRVRIPGPRGPLPLTLGGLGDRAHVRLDGEHLATLWRDDGARPEAAVPEGGADLEILVESMGRTNYGPGLGERKGLGSVRHGNQYLHGWTALPVPLDRPLPALPWAGPVPGAGFHRARLDVPVPRDGHLALPGWTKGYVWVNGFCLGRYWERGPQRTLYLPWPLLRPGANEVVVLELDGHAPDAAIEVRPHADLG; this comes from the coding sequence ATGTTCCGCATGTCCGCCGAAGGGTTCACGCTCGACGGGCGCCCCCTGCGCATCCTCTCCGGCGCCCTGCACTACTTCCGCGTGCTGCCCGCCCAGTGGCCCCAGCGGCTGCGGATGCTGCGCGCGATGGGCCTCAACACCGTGGAGACGTACGTCCCGTGGAACTTCCACGAACCGCGGCCGGGGGAGTACGACTTCACCGGCCCGGCCGACGTCGGCGCCTTCCTGCGGGCCGCGGCCGACGCCGGACTGCACGCCTTGGTGCGGCCCAGCCCCTACATCTGCGCCGAGTGGGAGAACGGAGGGCTGCCCTGGTGGCTGCTGACCGACCGGAAACTCGCGCTGCGCTGCGCCGACCCCCGCTACCTCGCCCACGTCGACCGCTGGTACGACGAGTTGATCCCGCGCCTGGCCCGGCACCAGGTCACCCGCGGCGGCAACGTCCTGATGATGCAGGTCGAGAACGAGTACGGCTCCTACGGCACCGACACCGGCCACCTGCGCCACCTCGCCGAGGGGCTGCGGGCCCGCGGCGTCGACGTACCGCTGTTCACCTCCGACGGGCCCGAGGCCGCCATGCTCCAGGGCGGCACCCTCCCCGGCACGCTCGCCACCGTCAACTTCGGCTCCCGCCCCGACGAGGGCTTCGCCGCACTGCGCCGCCACCGGCCGGCGGACCCGCCGATGTGCATGGAGTTCTGGTGCGGCTGGTTCGACCACTGGGGCGAGGAGCACACCGTGCGCGACCCGGCCGAGGCCGCCGCCGTCCTGGAACGCACCCTCGCCCTCGGCGCCTCCGTCAACCTCTACATGGCGCACGGCGGCACCAACTTCGGCACCTGGGCCGGCGCCAACCGTGCCGGGGCGGGCCACGACGGCGCCTACCAGCCCACGGTCACCTCCTACGACTACGCCGCCCCCATCGACGAGCGCGGGGCGCCCACCGCCACGTTCCACGCCTTCCGCGAGATCCTCGCCCGCTACGGGGAGCCCACCGAGCCCGAGCCCCTGGGCCCGACGCTGGACCCCGCCCGGCTCCCGGTGGACGCCTCCCTGCCGCTGGCCGACGCCCTGCCCCTGCTCGGCACGCGGGAGGTCGCGTCGCCGACGCCGCTCTCCTTCGAGGAACTCGGCATCGGCCACGGCCTGGTGCGCTACCGCGTCCGGATCCCCGGACCCCGCGGCCCGCTGCCGCTCACCCTCGGCGGACTCGGCGACCGCGCCCACGTCCGCCTCGACGGGGAACACCTCGCCACCCTGTGGCGCGACGACGGGGCACGTCCCGAGGCCGCCGTGCCCGAGGGCGGCGCCGACCTGGAGATCCTGGTCGAGTCGATGGGCCGCACCAACTACGGCCCCGGCCTCGGCGAACGCAAGGGGCTCGGCTCCGTCCGGCACGGCAACCAGTACCTGCACGGCTGGACGGCCCTGCCCGTGCCCCTCGACCGCCCGCTGCCCGCCCTGCCCTGGGCGGGCCCCGTCCCCGGCGCGGGATTCCACCGCGCCCGCCTGGACGTCCCCGTACCCCGCGACGGCCACCTCGCCCTGCCCGGCTGGACCAAGGGGTACGTCTGGGTCAACGGTTTCTGCCTGGGCCGCTACTGGGAGCGCGGCCCGCAGCGCACCCTCTACCTGCCCTGGCCGCTGCTGCGCCCCGGCGCCAACGAGGTCGTCGTCCTCGAACTCGACGGCCACGCCCCGGACGCCGCGATCGAGGTGCGCCCGCACGCCGACCTCGGCTGA
- a CDS encoding helix-turn-helix transcriptional regulator has protein sequence MTGGFEGPDAKPTAALPAVLARVTALADRLGVAHAEVVDPGRLSVASGVPEPVVKALLGGRAAGEPDVQARFVQRLDLLRRTRLKPNGRKYTQQEIADGAGMSRQQAGALINGDRRPTMEHCDAIQRFFRVHAGFLTAEDPEALVHALHRTEQELLQQLADRERAADAPAQDPLERLLQDHGVRGIAWRAAQLPTDQHRDKVAEWLDMLLESVKRPES, from the coding sequence GTGACGGGTGGCTTCGAGGGTCCGGACGCCAAGCCGACGGCGGCACTGCCGGCCGTCCTCGCCCGGGTCACCGCACTCGCGGACCGGCTCGGCGTGGCACATGCCGAGGTCGTCGACCCCGGCCGGCTCTCCGTCGCCTCCGGTGTCCCCGAACCGGTGGTCAAGGCCCTCCTCGGCGGGCGCGCGGCGGGCGAACCCGACGTCCAGGCCCGCTTCGTGCAGCGGCTGGACCTGCTGCGGCGCACCCGGCTCAAGCCCAACGGCCGCAAGTACACCCAGCAGGAGATAGCCGACGGCGCCGGGATGTCCCGGCAGCAGGCCGGCGCGCTCATCAACGGCGACCGGCGGCCCACCATGGAGCACTGCGACGCCATCCAGCGCTTCTTCCGGGTGCACGCGGGCTTCCTGACCGCCGAGGACCCCGAGGCACTGGTGCACGCCCTCCACCGGACCGAGCAGGAACTCCTCCAGCAACTCGCCGACCGGGAGCGGGCGGCCGACGCGCCGGCCCAGGACCCGCTGGAGCGGCTGCTCCAGGACCACGGAGTGCGCGGCATCGCCTGGCGGGCCGCCCAACTCCCCACCGACCAGCACCGCGACAAGGTCGCCGAGTGGCTGGACATGCTCCTGGAGAGCGTCAAACGGCCCGAGTCGTGA
- a CDS encoding 4'-phosphopantetheinyl transferase superfamily protein, with protein MIEELLPEPVVAVEAHGLDDAARSPLYPEEEALVARAVAKRRREFTAVRSCARRAMEKLGVAPQAVLSGERGAPLWPAGLVGSMTHCDGYCAAALVRATELVSLGIDAEPDGPLPDGVLSAVALPEEARRLRTLAARAPGVHWERLLFSAKESVYKAWFPLTGAWLDFMEADIEISVDAGGRRGGLRAALLVPGPSVGGRRLTHFEGRWTAGRGLLATAVTVPHPPAPVRAGP; from the coding sequence TTGATCGAGGAGCTGCTGCCGGAGCCGGTCGTCGCGGTGGAGGCCCACGGTCTGGACGACGCCGCCCGCTCCCCGCTCTACCCCGAGGAGGAGGCCCTCGTGGCGCGGGCCGTCGCCAAACGGCGCCGCGAGTTCACCGCGGTGCGCTCCTGCGCCCGGCGCGCGATGGAGAAACTGGGCGTGGCCCCGCAGGCCGTGCTCAGCGGCGAGCGGGGGGCGCCGCTCTGGCCCGCCGGGCTGGTGGGCAGCATGACCCACTGCGACGGCTACTGCGCCGCCGCGCTGGTCCGCGCCACGGAGCTGGTCTCCCTCGGCATCGACGCCGAGCCCGACGGTCCGCTGCCCGACGGGGTGCTGTCCGCCGTGGCCCTGCCCGAGGAGGCGCGGCGGCTGCGGACGCTGGCGGCGCGGGCGCCCGGCGTCCACTGGGAACGGCTGCTGTTCAGCGCCAAGGAGTCCGTCTACAAGGCGTGGTTCCCGCTCACCGGGGCGTGGCTGGACTTCATGGAGGCGGACATCGAGATCTCGGTGGACGCCGGTGGGCGCCGGGGCGGGCTGCGTGCCGCGCTCCTGGTCCCCGGGCCCTCGGTGGGCGGCCGGCGCCTGACGCACTTCGAGGGCCGCTGGACGGCCGGCCGGGGGCTCCTGGCCACCGCGGTCACGGTCCCGCACCCGCCCGCCCCGGTGCGCGCCGGCCCGTGA
- a CDS encoding metallophosphoesterase produces the protein MTGRTGGPGRLWAISDLHVGHEENRALVEAMRPASDEDWLLVAGDVGETVTDIRWALATLAGRFRRVVWTPGNHELWTHPRDTATALRGEARYRHLVEMCRSLGVTTPEDPYPVWEGEGGPAVVAPLFLLYDYSFLPAGTSTKDEGLAYAHGTGVICTDEYLLHPDPYPSREAWCRARVAGTERRLAELPEDLPTVLVGHYPLDRHPTEVLRYPEFAMWCGTTLTADWHRRFRVDTMVYGHLHIPRTTWHEGVRFEEVSVGYPREWRERNRPPGRLRQILPGKDTAR, from the coding sequence ATGACGGGGAGGACCGGTGGTCCTGGGCGGCTGTGGGCCATCAGCGACCTGCACGTCGGCCACGAGGAGAACCGTGCCCTGGTCGAGGCGATGCGGCCCGCCTCCGACGAGGACTGGCTGCTGGTCGCCGGCGACGTGGGCGAGACCGTGACCGACATCCGCTGGGCGCTCGCCACCCTGGCCGGCCGATTCCGCCGGGTCGTCTGGACCCCCGGCAACCACGAGCTGTGGACCCACCCCAGGGACACCGCCACCGCACTGCGCGGCGAGGCCCGCTACCGGCACCTCGTCGAGATGTGCCGCTCCCTCGGCGTGACGACGCCCGAGGACCCCTACCCGGTGTGGGAGGGCGAGGGCGGCCCCGCGGTCGTCGCCCCGCTCTTCCTGCTCTACGACTACTCGTTCCTGCCCGCGGGCACCTCGACCAAGGACGAGGGGCTGGCCTACGCCCACGGCACCGGCGTGATCTGCACCGACGAGTACCTGCTGCACCCCGACCCGTACCCCAGCCGCGAGGCGTGGTGCCGGGCGCGGGTCGCCGGGACCGAACGCCGGCTCGCCGAGCTGCCGGAGGACCTGCCGACGGTCCTGGTCGGCCACTACCCGCTGGACCGCCACCCCACCGAGGTGCTGCGGTACCCGGAGTTCGCCATGTGGTGCGGCACCACCCTGACCGCCGACTGGCACCGCCGCTTCCGGGTCGACACGATGGTCTACGGACACCTCCACATCCCCCGGACCACCTGGCACGAGGGGGTCCGCTTCGAGGAGGTGTCGGTGGGCTACCCCCGGGAGTGGCGCGAACGGAACCGCCCGCCCGGCCGGCTGCGCCAGATCCTGCCGGGGAAGGACACGGCGCGTTGA
- a CDS encoding 6-phospho-beta-glucosidase, which yields MRLTIVGGGGFRVPLVYGALLGDRAEGRVSEVVLHDTDPDRLAAVTRVLAEQAAGVPDAPAVTATADLDTALRDARFVFSAIRVGGLEGRAQDERIAFAEGVLGQETVGAGGIAYGLRTVPVAVDLARRVARLAPDAWVVNFTNPAGLVTEAMSRHLGDRVIGICDSPVGLGRRLARALGADPGRAAIDYAGLNHLGWVSAVRVDGRDELPRLLADPGLLGTVEEGRLFGADWLRALGAVPNEYLHYYYFHREAVRAGRRPGPTRGAFLQTQQDRFYEEARRPGTAALAAWERTRAEREATYMAENRETAGAGEREAEDLSGGYEKVALALMRAIARDERATLILNVRNRRTLAALDADAVVEVPCLVGANGARPLAAGPLPAHATALVCAVKAVEREVLAAASTGSRATAVKAFALHPLVDSVDVARRLVDGYTAVHPGLAYLR from the coding sequence ATGAGGCTGACGATCGTGGGAGGCGGCGGATTCCGGGTGCCGCTGGTGTACGGGGCGCTCCTCGGGGACCGCGCCGAGGGCCGGGTGAGCGAGGTGGTGCTGCACGACACCGACCCCGACCGGCTGGCCGCGGTCACCCGGGTCCTGGCCGAGCAGGCCGCCGGAGTGCCCGACGCGCCCGCGGTGACCGCCACGGCCGACCTGGACACGGCGCTGCGCGACGCCCGGTTCGTGTTCTCCGCGATCCGCGTCGGCGGTCTGGAGGGCCGGGCCCAGGACGAGCGGATCGCCTTCGCCGAGGGCGTCCTCGGCCAGGAGACGGTCGGCGCGGGCGGCATCGCCTACGGGCTGCGCACCGTGCCGGTCGCCGTCGACCTCGCCCGCCGGGTGGCCCGGCTCGCCCCGGACGCCTGGGTCGTCAACTTCACCAACCCCGCCGGACTGGTCACCGAGGCCATGTCCCGCCACCTCGGCGACCGCGTCATCGGCATCTGCGACTCGCCGGTCGGCCTCGGCCGCCGCCTCGCCCGCGCCCTCGGCGCCGATCCGGGCCGGGCGGCGATCGACTACGCGGGCCTCAACCACCTCGGCTGGGTCAGCGCGGTGCGCGTCGACGGCCGCGACGAACTGCCGCGCCTGCTCGCCGACCCCGGGCTGCTCGGCACCGTCGAGGAGGGCCGGCTCTTCGGCGCCGACTGGCTGCGCGCCCTCGGCGCCGTCCCCAACGAGTACCTGCACTACTACTACTTCCACCGCGAGGCCGTCCGCGCCGGACGGCGGCCCGGCCCCACCCGGGGTGCCTTCCTCCAGACCCAGCAGGACCGCTTCTACGAGGAGGCGCGCCGCCCCGGCACCGCCGCCCTCGCCGCCTGGGAGCGCACCCGGGCCGAACGCGAGGCCACCTACATGGCCGAGAACCGGGAGACCGCGGGCGCGGGCGAGCGCGAGGCCGAGGACCTCTCCGGCGGCTACGAGAAGGTCGCCCTCGCCCTGATGCGGGCCATCGCCCGCGACGAGCGCGCCACCCTGATCCTCAACGTCCGCAACCGCCGCACCCTGGCCGCGCTCGACGCCGACGCCGTCGTCGAGGTGCCCTGCCTGGTCGGCGCGAACGGCGCGCGGCCGCTGGCGGCCGGCCCGCTGCCCGCGCACGCCACCGCCCTGGTCTGCGCGGTCAAGGCCGTCGAGCGGGAGGTGCTGGCGGCGGCCTCGACCGGCTCGCGCGCCACGGCCGTCAAGGCGTTCGCCCTGCACCCGCTCGTCGACTCGGTGGACGTCGCCCGCCGCCTCGTCGACGGCTACACCGCCGTCCACCCCGGCCTCGCCTACCTGCGCTGA